Proteins found in one Coffea eugenioides isolate CCC68of chromosome 5, Ceug_1.0, whole genome shotgun sequence genomic segment:
- the LOC113770845 gene encoding uncharacterized protein LOC113770845 isoform X2, producing MVHLCLTKSINSGIAFWFSNIILVINNTREHIILKKGRREYCKEKESWVDYPIEKGERIGPGEHACCCASKFVKEWRRTLKLMRKYSEMRVSLEGEDDRKAKVLALPEVMNNIAFVFNMGDNNQLVMESVSREEAKSRKIEPSLWKKLEEMKVQFISVVNKRKTASSSLCKEGAREELGTAHV from the exons ATGGTCCACCTCTGCCTCACTAAATCCATCAACAGTGGGATCGCATTCTGGTTTTCGAATATTATTCTTGTTATCAACAATACTCGTGAGCATATCATCCTTAAGAAGGGGAGAAGGGAGTATTGCAAGGAAAAAGAGAGCTGGGTGGACTATCCCATTGAGAAAGGGGAAAGAATTGGGCCAGGTGAGCATGCCTGCTGCTGTGCGTCGAAATTTGTGAAGGAATGGAGGCGTACACTGAAGTTGATGCGAAAGTATTCGGAAATGAGGGTTTCCCTTGAGGGTGAAGATGACAGGAAAGCGAAGGTGCTAGCACTTCCTGAAGTTATGAACAACATAGCCTTCGTCTTCAACATGGGAGACAACAATCAGTTGGTAATGGAAAGTGTATCAAGGGAAGAAGCGAAAAGCAGAAAAATCGAGCCTTCTCTTTGGAAGAAGCTTGAGGAGATGAAAGTGCAGTTTATATCAGTCGTG AACAAGCGGAAAACTGCTTCTAGCAGTTTGTGCAAGGAAGGGGCACGCGAAGAACTCGGCACAGCCCATGTTTGA
- the LOC113770845 gene encoding uncharacterized protein LOC113770845 isoform X1 — MVHLCLTKSINSGIAFWFSNIILVINNTREHIILKKGRREYCKEKESWVDYPIEKGERIGPGEHACCCASKFVKEWRRTLKLMRKYSEMRVSLEGEDDRKAKVLALPEVMNNIAFVFNMGDNNQLVMESVSREEAKSRKIEPSLWKKLEEMKVQFISVVDPPLFLSIWGSAWHSYAHAQTEGFIACETESLLSFLLEICRCSSSEVIGNFGRVFALVLFGFITSCEL; from the exons ATGGTCCACCTCTGCCTCACTAAATCCATCAACAGTGGGATCGCATTCTGGTTTTCGAATATTATTCTTGTTATCAACAATACTCGTGAGCATATCATCCTTAAGAAGGGGAGAAGGGAGTATTGCAAGGAAAAAGAGAGCTGGGTGGACTATCCCATTGAGAAAGGGGAAAGAATTGGGCCAGGTGAGCATGCCTGCTGCTGTGCGTCGAAATTTGTGAAGGAATGGAGGCGTACACTGAAGTTGATGCGAAAGTATTCGGAAATGAGGGTTTCCCTTGAGGGTGAAGATGACAGGAAAGCGAAGGTGCTAGCACTTCCTGAAGTTATGAACAACATAGCCTTCGTCTTCAACATGGGAGACAACAATCAGTTGGTAATGGAAAGTGTATCAAGGGAAGAAGCGAAAAGCAGAAAAATCGAGCCTTCTCTTTGGAAGAAGCTTGAGGAGATGAAAGTGCAGTTTATATCAGTCGTG GATCCTCCCCTCTTTCTGAGTATATGGGGTTCAGCTTGGCATTCTTACGCACATGCCCAAACTGAAGGGTTCATCGCATGTGAAACAGAGtcccttctctcttttctcctggaAATCTGTAGGTGTAGTTCTTCTGAAGTTATTGGGAATTTTGGTCGTGTTTTTGCTCTTGTTCTGTTTGGGTTTATAACATCCTGTGAATTGTGA